The following coding sequences lie in one Saccharopolyspora hordei genomic window:
- the murJ gene encoding murein biosynthesis integral membrane protein MurJ produces the protein MVDQAESRSPSLVRASATMAVATATSRVSGLLAKVLLVAVLGLGVVNDSYTVANTLPTVVNELLLGGVLTSVAVPLLVRAQQRGPEQGTEYARWLITMGGVLLVAATTAAVAAAPLLTELYLGPDTRANAALTTAFAYLLLPGIVCYGLSALLQAILNVRGVFGTPAWAPVVNNLVVITTVVVYALVPGAISTHPVRMGEPKLLVLGIGTALGITAQAVIMVVSLRRSGFRYRWRWGWDRRLSEFGGLAGWVVLYTLVSQAGMVVITRVTSQGTPGSVATFNYAWLLSQVPYGVLGVSLLTALMPRISKAAAAEDTPAFVADLELGTRMSSVLLMPVSALLVVAGGPLAVAFFSLGASDVAAADRLGVALAAAAAGVVPFAITMLQLRAFYAMHDARTPTWINVVMVAVRSGLCYLVLATADPRDLVVGVTAAMSASFVVGAVLGHVWLRRRLGRLRTRSTLAGIGRSVLATAFGCACSTAVVAAARSASGPLGTTADAWLALVVHTVVVLGVSVATLALLRAPELAPAVERLARLVRR, from the coding sequence GTGGTCGACCAGGCCGAATCCAGGTCACCCTCGCTGGTCCGCGCGAGCGCGACGATGGCCGTGGCCACCGCCACCAGTCGGGTCAGCGGGCTGTTGGCGAAGGTCCTGCTGGTCGCGGTGCTCGGCCTCGGTGTGGTGAACGACTCCTACACGGTGGCCAACACGCTGCCCACCGTGGTCAACGAGCTGCTGCTCGGCGGTGTGCTCACCAGCGTGGCCGTGCCGCTGCTGGTGCGCGCGCAGCAGCGCGGCCCGGAGCAGGGCACCGAGTACGCCCGCTGGCTGATCACCATGGGCGGGGTGCTGCTGGTCGCGGCCACCACGGCCGCGGTGGCCGCCGCGCCCCTGCTCACCGAGCTCTACCTCGGCCCGGACACCCGGGCCAACGCGGCGCTGACCACCGCGTTCGCCTACCTGCTGCTGCCGGGCATCGTCTGCTACGGGCTGTCCGCGCTGCTGCAGGCGATCCTCAACGTGCGCGGGGTGTTCGGCACGCCCGCCTGGGCGCCGGTGGTCAACAACCTCGTCGTGATCACCACCGTCGTGGTGTACGCGCTGGTGCCCGGTGCGATCTCCACCCACCCGGTGCGGATGGGCGAACCGAAGCTGCTGGTGCTGGGCATCGGCACCGCACTGGGCATCACCGCGCAGGCGGTGATCATGGTGGTGTCGCTGCGGCGCAGCGGCTTCCGCTACCGGTGGCGCTGGGGGTGGGACCGGCGGCTGTCGGAGTTCGGCGGGCTGGCCGGGTGGGTCGTGCTCTACACACTGGTCAGCCAGGCCGGCATGGTGGTGATCACCCGCGTGACCAGCCAAGGCACCCCCGGCAGCGTCGCGACGTTCAACTACGCCTGGCTGCTGTCGCAGGTGCCCTACGGGGTGCTCGGCGTCTCGCTGCTGACCGCCCTGATGCCCCGGATCAGCAAGGCGGCCGCCGCCGAGGACACCCCCGCCTTCGTCGCCGACCTGGAGCTGGGCACGCGGATGAGCTCGGTGCTGCTGATGCCGGTCAGCGCCCTGCTGGTCGTCGCGGGCGGCCCGCTCGCCGTGGCCTTCTTCTCGCTGGGCGCCAGCGATGTGGCCGCCGCCGACCGGCTCGGGGTCGCCCTCGCCGCGGCGGCGGCCGGGGTGGTGCCGTTCGCCATCACGATGCTGCAGCTGCGCGCCTTCTACGCGATGCACGACGCGCGCACCCCGACCTGGATCAACGTGGTCATGGTCGCGGTGCGCAGCGGGCTGTGCTACCTGGTGCTGGCCACCGCGGACCCCCGTGACCTGGTGGTCGGGGTGACCGCGGCGATGTCGGCGAGCTTCGTCGTCGGCGCGGTCCTCGGGCACGTCTGGCTGCGCCGCCGGCTCGGCCGGCTGCGGACCCGCAGCACGCTCGCCGGGATCGGTCGCAGCGTGCTGGCCACCGCGTTCGGGTGCGCCTGCTCCACCGCGGTGGTCGCGGCCGCGCGCAGCGCCTCCGGCCCGCTCGGCACCACCGCGGACGCGTGGCTGGCGCTGGTCGTGCACACGGTCGTGGTGCTCGGGGTCAGCGTCGCCACGCTGGCGCTGCTGCGGGCACCGGAGCTCGCTCCCGCGGTGGAGCGGCTGGCCCGCCTGGTGCGGCGCTGA